From Apium graveolens cultivar Ventura chromosome 9, ASM990537v1, whole genome shotgun sequence, the proteins below share one genomic window:
- the LOC141685096 gene encoding uncharacterized protein LOC141685096: MESWSLYIDGASNVNGTGLGLVLKSPQKDTLAYSICCEFKATNNESEYEALIIGLTTVVDMKIAHIKVNCDSLLIVNHIKGEYEAKDCKMSAYLEIVKELQGKFDSFSIQQIPREQNSHADALAGLGDVLKKENVLTIPVIHILEPATIRAKKERDVTIMAVDNHEERGSWTQKYKDYITKGEIPKDNEAKSLKIKATRFTIIDGILFKKSVTGLLQRCLEESEANDVLRDIHEGDYGNHSGGRSLSCKVLRMGYYWPTLK, translated from the coding sequence ATGGAGTCGTGGTCGTTGTACATTGACGGAGCCTCAAATGTGAATGGGACAGGTTTGGGTTTGGTACTAAAGTCGCCACAGAAGGACACCTTAGCCTATTCCATTTGTTGCGAATTTAAAGCTACTAACAACGAATCTGAATACGAGGCCTTGATTATTGGATTAACTACGGTTGTGGACATGAAGATCGCACATATAAAAGTAAACTGCGACTCTTTGCTTATTGTCAATCACATAAAAGGGGAATATGAAGCAAAAGATTGCAAGATGTCGGCCTATCTAGAAATCGTTAAAGAACTACAAGGCAAGTTCGACTCGTTCAGTATCCAACAAATACCCAGAGAACAGAATTCCCATGCTGATGCCTTAGCAGGTTTGGGTGATGTCCTCAAAAAGGAAAACGTACTCACAATCCCAGTAATTCACATCCTAGAGCCTGCCACGATTAGAGCTAAGAAGGAAAGAGATGTCACAATAATGGCTGTCGACAATCATGAAGAACGTGGAAGTTGGACTCAGAAATATAAAGACTACATCACAAAAGGCGAAATACCAAAGGACAACGAGGCAAAATCGTTAAAGATAAAGGCTACGAGATTCACGATCATTGATGGCATATTGTTCAAAAAATCTGTTACGGGATTACTTCAAAGGTGTCTTGAAGAATCAGAAGCCAACGATGTCTTACGGGATATACATGAAGGCGATTATGGTAATCATTCGGGTGGAAGAAGCTTGTCATGTAAAGTACTTCGTATGGGGTATTACTGGCCCACTCTGAAATAA
- the LOC141685097 gene encoding uncharacterized protein LOC141685097 gives MGLVSTPTVLVREFAKIGDVVKWPSKTNKPKSNPDSKLWCEFHGDYGHKAIDCVALRREIEALVIRGYLTEYMSSHRSNHVRTEKTYANIPPPPPHHKVINFIAGGSEMCRETYSQAKRRARRKGIQVAHAEVATNDSSVLQFDASDMEHVQSPQQDGLVISLPIGNCLIKRSLVDNGSAANIMMFNTLQQMGLSEADIEKRYMTLVGFSGETKRTVREIHLPTYASGINLLQKFLVIDAGSTYNIILG, from the coding sequence ATGGGTTTAGTGTCAACCCCTACGGTTCTCGTTAGGGAATTTGCTAAGATAGGTGATGTGGTAAAATGGCCATCCAAAACCAACAAGCCAAAGTCGAATCCAGATTCAAAGTTATGGTGCGAGTTCCACGGGGATTATGGTCACAAAGCTATTGATTGTGTGGCTTTAAGAAGGGAAATTGAAGCTTTGGTTATAAGGGGATACTTGACGGAATACATGTCGTCACATAGAAGTAATCATGTCCGAACAGAGAAGACATATGCGAACATACCTCCTCCTCCACCTCATCACAAAGTCATAAACTTTATTGCTGGAGGATCAGAAATGTGTAGAGAAACGTACTCACAAGCCAAAAGACGAGCTAGGAGAAAGGGAATACAAGTTGCACATGCTGAGGTAGCGACAAACGACTCTTCAGTATTACAATTCGACGCATCCGATATGGAACATGTCCAGTCACCACAGCAAGATGGACTGGTAATATCTTTACCAATTGGAAATTGTCTGATAAAGAGAAGTTTGGTGGATAATGGAAGTGCTGCGAATATAATGATGTTCAATACATTACAACAAATGGGATTATCGGAAGCTGACATAGAGAAACGATATATGACGTTGGTGGGTTTTAGTGGTGAAACAAAAAGGACTGTTAGAGAAATCCACCTACCCACATATGCTAGTGGAATCAATTTGCTTCAAAAATTCTTAGTCATCGACGCAGGCTCAACCTACAACATAATTTTGGGATGA